A section of the Paenibacillus yonginensis genome encodes:
- a CDS encoding MinD/ParA family protein: protein MSDQAESLRAMIQSRALREKQDGPEVQAKSAKIITVSSGKGGVGKSNFTLNLALGLQALGKKVLLFDADIGMANIDVLMGVRPRYSLYHLLKGEKKISEIVEYGQNGLPFIAGGSGLADLFSLSEQDLEYFTSQIEAIAGEMDFILFDTGAGLSKETFNFITAADECLVVTTPEPTSITDAYALIKVVSSTRPDVKFRLVINRAEGEKEARFVADKITLVAERFLDLSIPLLGYIHDEPYVVNAVKRQIPFLVAYPHCSASKDIRQIAQAFAEDKQEVRQEGALTGIKGFLHKWLRTK from the coding sequence ATGAGTGATCAGGCAGAATCCTTAAGAGCCATGATTCAGTCGCGGGCGCTGCGGGAGAAGCAGGATGGGCCTGAAGTTCAGGCCAAATCCGCTAAAATCATTACGGTCAGCAGTGGAAAAGGTGGCGTCGGCAAGTCCAACTTCACTTTGAATCTGGCTTTAGGACTGCAAGCTCTGGGCAAAAAGGTGCTGCTCTTCGACGCAGATATCGGCATGGCCAATATTGATGTTTTGATGGGTGTACGGCCCAGGTATAGCCTCTATCATTTGCTCAAGGGCGAGAAGAAGATTTCAGAGATTGTGGAATACGGGCAAAACGGGCTGCCTTTTATTGCTGGCGGTTCGGGTTTGGCCGACTTGTTTTCCTTATCGGAGCAGGATCTAGAGTATTTCACTTCTCAAATCGAGGCGATTGCCGGGGAAATGGATTTTATCCTGTTTGATACGGGAGCAGGTTTATCCAAGGAAACGTTCAATTTTATCACGGCTGCGGATGAATGCCTGGTTGTTACGACACCCGAGCCTACTTCGATAACGGATGCCTACGCTTTGATCAAGGTGGTCAGCAGTACTCGTCCCGATGTGAAATTCCGGCTGGTCATCAACCGGGCGGAAGGGGAAAAAGAAGCGCGGTTTGTAGCGGATAAAATTACGCTGGTCGCGGAGCGTTTTCTGGATTTGAGCATTCCTTTGCTCGGCTATATTCACGATGAGCCATACGTCGTAAACGCCGTCAAACGGCAAATTCCATTTCTGGTAGCTTATCCACACTGCTCGGCTTCCAAGGATATCCGGCAGATAGCTCAAGCTTTTGCGGAAGACAAACAAGAAGTTAGGCAGGAAGGCGCTTTGACGGGAATCAAGGGTTTTTTACACAAGTGGCTGCGTACAAAATGA